The proteins below are encoded in one region of Maribacter aestuarii:
- a CDS encoding peptidylprolyl isomerase — MFKKMYVVMVIALAMASCKTSKRADLGDGLFADIKTTKGDIIVRLEHEKTPVTVANFVTLAEGENTFVSDQFKGKKYYDGLTFHRVMKDFMIQGGDPEGTGRGNPGYRFIDEFNDSLIHDKKGILSMANSGPMTNGSQFFITHKPTPWLDGVHTVFGEVVEGMNVLDSIANVPVGAGNKPVEPVKMNTIEIIRNGKEARKFDAVQLMTDYFANEEERLAAIEKEKAEKLAEVNRIKTAFASEITSQKESAQTLPSGLKMKVLNEGTEEKPTVGNNIQVMYAGYLADGTLFDTNYTDVAEEYGILEEITKMHRGDMSALNIPYSKDMPMIPGFREGLLNMNIGEKVRLFIPPHLGYGEQGGGPIPPNAELVFDVEITGTGQ, encoded by the coding sequence ATGTTTAAAAAAATGTATGTAGTAATGGTGATTGCCCTAGCAATGGCCAGTTGTAAAACCAGTAAAAGAGCAGATTTGGGTGACGGACTCTTTGCAGATATTAAAACTACAAAAGGAGATATAATTGTTCGGTTGGAACACGAAAAAACCCCGGTGACGGTAGCCAACTTTGTTACCTTGGCAGAGGGTGAAAATACGTTCGTAAGTGACCAGTTTAAAGGTAAGAAGTATTATGACGGCCTCACCTTTCATAGAGTAATGAAAGACTTCATGATACAAGGCGGTGATCCAGAGGGTACCGGAAGAGGTAATCCAGGATACAGATTCATAGATGAGTTCAATGATTCTTTAATCCATGATAAAAAAGGAATTTTGTCCATGGCCAATTCTGGCCCGATGACCAATGGAAGTCAATTTTTCATCACACATAAGCCAACTCCCTGGTTGGATGGTGTACATACGGTTTTCGGGGAAGTTGTTGAGGGTATGAACGTGTTAGATTCTATTGCAAATGTTCCAGTTGGTGCCGGAAATAAACCCGTAGAACCCGTAAAAATGAATACAATTGAAATTATCCGTAACGGCAAAGAAGCAAGAAAGTTTGATGCGGTACAGCTAATGACGGATTACTTTGCCAATGAGGAAGAACGTCTGGCGGCAATTGAAAAGGAAAAAGCGGAGAAACTGGCCGAAGTAAATAGAATAAAAACCGCTTTCGCTTCAGAAATTACAAGCCAAAAGGAATCGGCTCAAACATTGCCCTCCGGTTTAAAAATGAAAGTATTGAATGAGGGTACTGAAGAGAAGCCTACAGTTGGAAATAATATTCAAGTAATGTATGCGGGGTACCTAGCTGACGGAACGCTTTTCGACACTAATTATACCGATGTAGCAGAAGAATACGGAATATTGGAAGAGATTACCAAGATGCACCGTGGAGATATGTCGGCCCTTAACATACCTTACAGTAAAGATATGCCCATGATACCTGGTTTTAGGGAAGGTCTTCTCAATATGAATATTGGCGAAAAAGTCCGATTGTTTATTCCACCACATTTGGGATATGGTGAACAGGGCGGTGGACCTATTCCTCCAAACGCTGAGTTGGTTTTTGACGTAGAAATTACGGGAACAGGTCAATAG
- the gldI gene encoding gliding motility-associated peptidyl-prolyl isomerase GldI, translating to MRKLLFLLALIVGIGCEGPEPRKPIQRKSGSFFKQSVERNRKLLLAEEQKIKKIIENDSLKHYINSAAGSWYHYLVVNDTAKYTPKPDDIVTMTYDILSLENDTIYSENDIGNIAYRVDKEELFQGLRDAVKLLKENEKATFLFPSSLAYGYHGDNNKIGTNVPLKSTITILKIEKSGNNNEN from the coding sequence ATGAGGAAGTTACTATTCTTATTGGCATTGATTGTTGGTATTGGTTGTGAGGGTCCCGAGCCAAGAAAACCTATACAACGAAAAAGTGGTAGCTTTTTCAAACAATCGGTAGAAAGGAACAGGAAACTACTTCTAGCAGAGGAACAAAAAATCAAGAAAATTATTGAGAATGATTCATTGAAGCACTACATAAATAGTGCAGCGGGTTCGTGGTACCACTATTTAGTGGTAAACGATACGGCAAAATATACTCCTAAACCAGATGATATCGTTACAATGACTTATGATATATTGTCTCTGGAAAACGACACGATTTATTCCGAAAATGACATTGGAAATATAGCATACAGAGTTGATAAGGAGGAATTGTTTCAAGGACTTAGGGATGCCGTAAAATTGTTGAAGGAGAATGAAAAGGCCACTTTTTTATTTCCTTCATCCCTAGCATACGGTTATCACGGGGATAATAACAAAATAGGAACTAATGTCCCGTTAAAATCCACCATAACCATATTAAAAATTGAAAAATCAGGAAATAACAACGAAAATTAA
- a CDS encoding nucleoside-diphosphate kinase — protein MSTNRTFTMIKPDAVENGHIGGILEKITAAGFKIVAMKYTQLSKRDAQEFYAIHKERPFFGELVDFMTRGPIVAAILEKENAVEDFRALIGATNPAEAAEGTIRKLFATDIAENAVHGSDSDENAAIEGAFHFSGREIY, from the coding sequence ATGAGTACAAATAGAACATTTACGATGATTAAGCCAGATGCCGTTGAGAATGGCCATATTGGTGGCATTTTAGAAAAAATCACGGCAGCCGGATTTAAAATCGTAGCAATGAAATACACGCAGCTGAGTAAAAGGGATGCTCAAGAGTTCTACGCAATTCATAAGGAACGTCCTTTTTTTGGAGAGTTGGTGGATTTTATGACAAGAGGTCCTATAGTAGCCGCTATTTTGGAGAAGGAGAATGCAGTTGAAGATTTTAGGGCTTTAATTGGAGCAACTAACCCGGCTGAAGCTGCGGAAGGAACCATAAGAAAGCTATTCGCTACCGATATTGCGGAAAATGCGGTCCACGGCTCCGATAGCGATGAGAATGCAGCTATCGAAGGTGCTTTTCACTTTTCGGGAAGGGAGATTTACTAA
- the mutL gene encoding DNA mismatch repair endonuclease MutL — protein sequence MADIIRLLPDHVANQIAAGEVVQRPASVVKELLENAIDAQATEIKLIVKDGGKTLIQVVDNGIGMSGTDARLSFERHATSKIEKAEDLFNLSTKGFRGEALASIAAIAHVEMMTRTGEDEIGTHIKIEGSKVISQEVAVVPKGTSMLVKHLFFNIPARRNFLKSDQVEFRHITDEFHRVALAHPQISFCFYNNGGELFNLPENDFRKRIVHIFGRKSNEKLVPVTEDTQVVKISGFIQKPEFAKKSRGEQFFFANNRFIKSPYLHHAVLGAFDGLIRPGTHPGYFLCLDVDPASIDINIHPTKTEVKFDDEHTLYAILKSSVKHSLGQFNVIPALDFEQDQNLETPYSYKDKGVSLPKVSVDAAFNPFQVVEHKTRVGQHYSKTSTKGWENLYQGFETPINRDGASNLEFESETINGSIFSSFNEQLDTIGTTFQLRKKYIITTIKSGMVVINQSRAHQRILYEDFLKNITIKKAVSQQLLFPLSLSFSLDEIEILKEIRNNLCAVGFVFGTIDENVVEIKGVPVIVTESEVQMVMEQLIADYQMEVAVDSFSQSDMLAKTLAKTLSVKTGEVLDEQSQTALVNDLFACKETTLSPFNKRTYITITENDLDRKFI from the coding sequence ATGGCAGATATAATTAGACTTTTGCCAGACCATGTAGCCAATCAAATCGCTGCGGGTGAAGTAGTTCAAAGACCTGCATCCGTTGTAAAGGAACTTTTGGAAAATGCTATTGATGCACAGGCTACGGAAATTAAACTGATAGTTAAGGACGGCGGCAAGACACTGATCCAAGTAGTGGATAACGGAATAGGAATGAGCGGTACCGACGCCCGTCTTAGTTTTGAGCGTCATGCTACCTCGAAAATTGAAAAAGCAGAAGATCTTTTTAATCTTAGTACTAAAGGATTTAGGGGTGAGGCACTTGCTTCTATCGCGGCAATCGCTCATGTAGAGATGATGACGCGAACAGGTGAGGACGAAATTGGTACGCACATAAAAATAGAGGGAAGTAAGGTAATAAGTCAAGAAGTTGCGGTCGTTCCTAAAGGAACATCCATGTTGGTTAAGCATCTTTTTTTCAATATACCTGCCCGGCGTAATTTTTTAAAATCCGATCAAGTTGAATTCCGTCATATTACGGATGAATTTCATAGGGTAGCTTTGGCGCATCCTCAAATTTCATTTTGTTTTTATAATAATGGGGGAGAGCTTTTTAATCTTCCAGAAAATGATTTTAGAAAAAGAATCGTTCATATTTTCGGCAGAAAATCCAACGAAAAATTAGTTCCGGTTACCGAGGACACGCAAGTTGTTAAAATTTCAGGCTTTATACAAAAACCTGAGTTTGCCAAAAAGAGTAGGGGGGAGCAGTTTTTTTTTGCCAATAATAGGTTCATTAAAAGCCCATACCTTCATCACGCAGTTCTGGGAGCATTCGACGGACTTATACGGCCGGGAACACATCCTGGTTATTTTCTTTGTTTGGATGTAGATCCCGCTTCCATAGACATCAACATACATCCCACCAAAACAGAGGTTAAGTTTGACGACGAGCATACGCTTTATGCCATATTAAAATCGTCTGTTAAGCATAGCCTAGGTCAGTTCAACGTTATTCCAGCGTTGGATTTTGAACAGGACCAGAATTTAGAAACACCTTACAGTTATAAGGATAAGGGCGTTAGCCTGCCAAAGGTTTCCGTTGATGCCGCTTTTAACCCGTTTCAAGTAGTTGAACATAAAACGAGGGTAGGACAGCACTATAGCAAGACCAGTACAAAAGGTTGGGAAAATTTATATCAAGGCTTTGAAACTCCAATAAATAGGGATGGTGCTAGTAACTTGGAGTTTGAATCGGAAACGATCAATGGTTCAATTTTCAGTTCGTTTAACGAACAATTGGATACCATAGGCACCACATTCCAGCTTCGAAAAAAATATATCATTACAACAATAAAATCCGGTATGGTCGTCATTAATCAGAGTAGGGCGCATCAACGGATACTTTACGAGGATTTCTTAAAAAATATAACTATAAAGAAGGCTGTAAGCCAACAATTACTATTTCCACTTTCTTTATCTTTTTCCTTGGATGAAATTGAGATTTTAAAAGAAATAAGGAACAATCTATGTGCAGTAGGGTTTGTTTTTGGTACTATTGATGAAAATGTAGTAGAAATTAAGGGAGTTCCTGTTATTGTTACAGAAAGTGAGGTGCAAATGGTCATGGAACAACTAATTGCCGATTATCAGATGGAGGTTGCCGTAGATAGTTTCTCTCAAAGCGATATGTTGGCAAAAACCTTGGCAAAAACCTTATCCGTTAAAACAGGCGAAGTTTTGGATGAGCAATCACAAACGGCATTGGTTAACGATTTATTCGCTTGTAAGGAAACTACGTTGAGCCCGTTCAACAAACGCACTTATATTACGATTACGGAAAACGATTTGGATAGAAAATTTATTTAG
- a CDS encoding DHH family phosphoesterase, which yields MNFEHLNALKELLSSPKRIAIIPHKNPDGDAIGSTLALWHYLQLKGHEATVISPNDYPKFLKWMPGANEILNFERENTESKECIKQAEVIFTLDFNHLGRVGQMTENLESAEATFVMVDHHQQPSDYAKIMYSDVAMSSTCEMVYKLISLLGDVEVINAEMANCIYTGIMTDTGSFKFKATTSDTHRVIADLMDKGAENTEIHHRIYDTNSPSRLHLLGCALENMVILEEFSTAYTTLSQEELDRYNYQKGDTEGLVNYGLTLEGIRFAVIFIENKEEGILKISFRSVGDFSVNDFARNHFEGGGHTNAAGGKSNKNISETTAYFKSLLPRYQKELTQ from the coding sequence ATGAATTTTGAGCATCTCAATGCACTAAAAGAGCTACTTTCATCACCTAAGAGAATAGCCATTATACCTCATAAAAATCCTGATGGAGACGCAATTGGCTCTACATTGGCCCTTTGGCACTACCTACAATTAAAAGGTCACGAAGCCACGGTAATATCTCCAAATGATTATCCGAAATTTCTCAAATGGATGCCAGGCGCAAACGAAATTTTAAATTTCGAACGTGAGAATACCGAATCCAAAGAATGCATAAAACAAGCAGAGGTGATTTTTACCTTAGATTTTAACCATCTAGGACGTGTTGGTCAAATGACCGAAAATCTTGAAAGTGCCGAAGCAACTTTCGTAATGGTAGACCACCACCAACAACCTTCCGATTATGCGAAGATTATGTATTCGGATGTTGCTATGAGTTCTACCTGCGAAATGGTTTATAAACTCATTTCCCTTTTGGGTGATGTGGAAGTAATAAATGCGGAAATGGCCAATTGTATCTACACAGGTATAATGACGGATACCGGCTCCTTTAAATTTAAAGCAACCACGAGTGATACGCATAGAGTAATTGCCGATTTGATGGACAAGGGTGCTGAAAATACCGAGATTCATCACCGAATCTACGACACCAATTCGCCAAGTAGATTACATTTATTAGGTTGTGCCTTAGAAAATATGGTCATTTTAGAGGAGTTTAGCACTGCATACACTACGTTAAGCCAGGAGGAGCTTGATCGATATAACTATCAAAAGGGAGATACAGAGGGCTTAGTAAATTATGGTTTGACTTTGGAAGGCATCAGATTTGCTGTAATTTTTATTGAAAACAAAGAAGAGGGCATACTGAAAATTTCGTTCAGATCGGTTGGTGACTTTTCCGTAAATGATTTCGCAAGAAACCATTTTGAAGGTGGCGGCCATACCAATGCTGCCGGAGGAAAAAGCAATAAAAATATTAGTGAAACCACTGCCTACTTTAAATCGTTATTACCGCGCTACCAGAAAGAGTTAACACAATGA
- a CDS encoding DUF721 domain-containing protein — translation MAKRENDNLNMKEALSAFIQKNKLQGGIDKVDTREAWKALMGNGVDNYTTAIELRNGTLFVSLSSSVLREELSLGKSKIITMLNEELGKNLIKKIVLR, via the coding sequence ATGGCAAAACGTGAAAACGACAATCTGAACATGAAAGAGGCTCTTTCCGCATTTATTCAAAAAAATAAATTGCAAGGAGGAATTGATAAGGTAGACACTAGAGAAGCATGGAAGGCGCTAATGGGTAATGGAGTCGACAATTACACTACTGCAATAGAATTACGTAACGGCACCTTGTTCGTATCCCTATCGTCATCCGTTTTACGTGAAGAGCTTAGTCTGGGCAAATCAAAAATTATCACCATGCTAAATGAAGAACTAGGTAAGAATTTGATAAAGAAAATAGTACTTAGATAA
- the recF gene encoding DNA replication/repair protein RecF (All proteins in this family for which functions are known are DNA-binding proteins that assist the filamentation of RecA onto DNA for the initiation of recombination or recombinational repair.) gives MFLKKLSLINYKNFESKNLEFDSKINCFVGNNGVGKTNILDAIYHLSFGKSYFNPISSQNIKHYEDFFVIDGVFEKDGREEKIVCSLKRNTKKIIKRNGKAYERFADHIGLLPLVIISPADRDLIIEGSDIRRKFMDGVISQSDKAYLQSLINYNKVLAQRNSLLKYFAVNHTFDATSLKVYNEQLNTYGSEIFQKRLEFLQAFIPIFKEQYKAITGNSEEVSLTYDSKLLDTNLLQLLDKKLEKDRALQYTSVGIHKDDLSLDIMGHPIKKFGSQGQQKSFLIALKFAQFHFMQNLSKTTPILLLDDIFDKLDEHRVSHIISLVNQQNFGQIFVSDTHAERTEDVVKKIHQTYKIFKL, from the coding sequence ATGTTCCTTAAAAAATTATCGCTCATCAATTACAAAAATTTTGAATCGAAAAATCTCGAATTCGATTCAAAAATCAACTGTTTTGTAGGCAATAATGGGGTGGGTAAAACCAATATCTTGGATGCCATCTATCATCTCTCCTTCGGAAAAAGTTACTTTAATCCAATTTCATCGCAAAACATTAAACATTATGAAGACTTCTTTGTAATTGACGGAGTTTTTGAGAAAGATGGCCGGGAAGAAAAAATTGTCTGTAGTCTAAAACGAAATACTAAAAAAATAATTAAAAGGAATGGCAAAGCCTATGAGCGTTTTGCAGACCATATTGGACTCTTACCTCTAGTAATTATTTCTCCAGCCGATCGTGACTTAATCATAGAAGGCAGCGATATCCGAAGAAAATTCATGGACGGTGTAATTTCACAGTCCGATAAGGCCTATCTACAGTCCTTAATCAATTATAACAAGGTGCTGGCACAGCGAAACTCGTTGCTAAAATATTTTGCAGTTAATCATACTTTCGATGCTACCTCGCTTAAGGTGTATAACGAGCAGCTAAACACCTATGGTTCAGAAATATTCCAGAAACGTCTCGAGTTTCTTCAAGCATTTATCCCCATTTTCAAGGAACAGTACAAAGCGATAACGGGTAATTCCGAAGAAGTTAGCCTAACTTATGATAGTAAGTTATTAGATACGAATCTCCTGCAATTGCTCGATAAAAAATTGGAAAAAGATAGGGCTCTACAATATACTAGCGTGGGAATACATAAAGACGACCTCAGTTTAGATATTATGGGGCATCCAATTAAAAAGTTTGGAAGCCAAGGGCAGCAAAAATCGTTTCTAATAGCCTTGAAATTTGCACAATTCCATTTTATGCAAAACCTATCCAAAACTACCCCGATATTGTTGCTTGATGATATTTTTGACAAATTGGACGAACATCGTGTGTCTCATATCATCTCTTTGGTAAACCAGCAGAATTTTGGACAAATTTTCGTCAGTGATACCCACGCCGAACGTACAGAGGACGTTGTTAAAAAGATTCATCAAACCTATAAAATTTTTAAATTGTGA
- a CDS encoding tetratricopeptide repeat protein yields the protein MATYKKRGFKPKNKAEAQEFDEQESTTAEVFSTLDEGASRSEEWVSKNQNYILGTIGVIAVAVLGYLAYNQFVLKPKEANAANEMYYPQQYFDQALASTTAKDSLFTLALEGGEGKYGFLDIIEEYSGTKAANLANYSAGMAYLNMNKYQEAIDYLEDFKSDDQILSALSLGGLGDAFMQLGQPEDALGYYEKAFADSNNEFTTPKFLYKAGVTALEMGNNEKALDHFQRIKDEFPNSEAAKSIDAFIGMAKSGA from the coding sequence ATGGCAACATATAAGAAAAGAGGATTTAAACCCAAAAACAAGGCTGAAGCTCAAGAGTTTGACGAGCAGGAAAGCACAACGGCCGAGGTATTCAGCACACTGGATGAAGGTGCTTCCAGGTCCGAGGAATGGGTGTCTAAAAATCAGAATTATATTTTAGGAACCATTGGTGTTATTGCCGTTGCCGTTTTGGGGTACCTAGCCTATAATCAATTTGTGCTCAAGCCAAAGGAGGCCAATGCGGCTAATGAAATGTATTACCCGCAGCAATATTTTGATCAAGCACTTGCGAGCACCACGGCAAAGGATTCGTTGTTCACGTTAGCGTTGGAAGGTGGTGAAGGTAAATATGGTTTTTTAGATATAATTGAGGAGTATAGCGGTACAAAAGCGGCAAACTTGGCCAATTATTCAGCCGGTATGGCTTACCTTAATATGAATAAATATCAAGAGGCGATAGATTATTTAGAAGATTTTAAATCGGATGACCAAATCTTAAGCGCCTTGTCACTTGGTGGCTTAGGTGATGCTTTTATGCAATTGGGACAACCTGAGGATGCACTGGGTTATTATGAAAAGGCATTTGCGGACAGCAACAATGAATTCACCACTCCAAAATTTTTATATAAGGCGGGTGTTACCGCTTTAGAAATGGGTAATAATGAGAAAGCATTGGATCATTTTCAGCGTATAAAAGACGAATTTCCGAATTCCGAAGCTGCCAAATCTATTGATGCTTTTATCGGAATGGCTAAAAGTGGAGCGTAA
- a CDS encoding alkaline phosphatase D family protein, whose translation MKKFKLACIVVFIISCNANKPILDSNSREDFTIAFGSCNKASLPNLLWDDVLSSDPDVWIWGGDIIYADTDDMSKLKRMYDEQDAVEGYKNLKSKVGIIGSWDDHDYGLNDGGVEFKAKKESQQEFLDFMDVPANSPRRNQEGIYTTHDYVLEEGAIKVLVLDTRYFRTPLTPDTETEKRIKPNAYGEGTILGETQWNWLETQLKNSNAEFNVIVSSIQVLSNEHGFECWGNFPHEVDRLKNLVSSSGAKGVMILSGDRHISEFSRTEVEGTSYPLIDFTSSGLTHAYIDFKGEKNPFRVGEVVKTESFGLVDFDLKNKSVRMRMVGDAGKLLGSLQQTY comes from the coding sequence ATGAAAAAATTTAAACTTGCCTGCATCGTAGTCTTTATAATCTCCTGCAATGCCAATAAACCCATTTTAGATTCAAATTCAAGAGAAGATTTTACTATTGCCTTTGGTTCTTGCAATAAAGCCTCACTTCCCAATTTGCTTTGGGACGACGTACTCAGCTCTGACCCGGATGTATGGATTTGGGGAGGGGATATTATCTATGCGGATACAGATGATATGTCAAAATTGAAAAGAATGTACGACGAACAGGATGCTGTTGAGGGATATAAAAATTTGAAATCCAAAGTTGGTATAATTGGAAGTTGGGATGACCATGATTATGGATTGAACGATGGTGGAGTAGAGTTCAAGGCTAAAAAGGAAAGCCAGCAGGAGTTTTTGGATTTTATGGATGTTCCAGCGAATAGTCCCAGAAGAAATCAGGAGGGTATCTATACAACTCACGATTATGTCTTGGAAGAGGGGGCAATTAAGGTCCTGGTTTTGGATACACGATATTTTAGAACACCCCTAACACCGGATACGGAAACCGAAAAAAGAATTAAACCTAATGCGTACGGCGAAGGTACAATTTTGGGTGAAACGCAATGGAACTGGTTGGAAACCCAATTGAAAAACTCCAACGCCGAGTTCAACGTAATAGTTAGCAGTATACAAGTATTGTCCAATGAACACGGTTTTGAATGTTGGGGTAATTTCCCGCATGAGGTAGACCGACTTAAGAATTTAGTGTCAAGTTCAGGGGCAAAGGGAGTGATGATATTGTCTGGAGATCGCCATATCTCTGAGTTTTCCCGTACTGAGGTGGAGGGAACGAGTTATCCTTTGATAGACTTTACTAGTAGCGGTCTTACCCATGCTTACATCGATTTTAAAGGTGAGAAAAATCCTTTTAGAGTAGGAGAGGTTGTTAAGACGGAAAGTTTTGGATTGGTGGACTTTGATCTTAAAAATAAAAGTGTACGAATGCGTATGGTAGGAGACGCCGGTAAATTGCTGGGCTCATTGCAACAAACCTATTAA
- the ribH gene encoding 6,7-dimethyl-8-ribityllumazine synthase — MATANKNLSVYDKTTIPNAKDLRFGIVVSEWNPKITEGLFKGAEDALLDCGANAANITRWNVPGSFELTFGCKKMIATSEVDAVIAIGSVIQGETKHFDFVCSATAQGIMDLNVLTDVPVIFCVLTDNTMQQAIDRSGGKHGNKGTEAAIAAIKMATLIQ, encoded by the coding sequence ATGGCTACTGCTAACAAAAATTTATCGGTTTACGATAAAACAACGATCCCAAACGCGAAAGACCTTCGGTTTGGGATCGTTGTTTCGGAGTGGAATCCAAAAATTACCGAAGGGCTTTTTAAAGGTGCCGAGGATGCACTGTTGGATTGTGGGGCGAACGCTGCTAATATAACACGTTGGAATGTGCCGGGTAGCTTTGAGCTTACTTTTGGTTGTAAAAAAATGATTGCAACAAGTGAAGTGGACGCTGTTATAGCCATAGGCAGTGTAATTCAGGGAGAGACGAAACACTTCGATTTTGTCTGCAGTGCTACCGCTCAGGGAATTATGGATTTGAATGTTCTGACCGATGTTCCCGTTATTTTTTGTGTACTTACCGACAACACCATGCAGCAAGCAATTGACCGCAGCGGCGGGAAACATGGCAATAAAGGAACGGAAGCGGCTATAGCGGCCATCAAGATGGCTACATTGATTCAGTAA
- a CDS encoding riboflavin synthase subunit beta, with translation MRKNRQFDYQPRYFDDKGKGNPYKIETKFDKFRSTTANQRGLKNKISNALSDAKRQGDRNIKIRMAVIIAILVFCFLYIIDFDLSIFFS, from the coding sequence TTGCGAAAAAATAGGCAATTCGATTATCAACCAAGATATTTTGATGATAAGGGGAAAGGCAATCCCTATAAAATAGAAACAAAATTCGATAAATTTAGAAGTACCACAGCCAATCAAAGAGGTCTTAAAAATAAAATTTCTAATGCCCTTAGTGATGCCAAGCGGCAAGGTGACCGTAATATTAAGATACGTATGGCGGTTATAATAGCAATTTTGGTTTTTTGCTTTCTTTATATCATTGATTTTGACCTATCCATATTCTTTTCTTAA
- a CDS encoding aminoacyl-histidine dipeptidase yields the protein MSNTIFQLEPKLIWEQFANLNAVPRPSKNEEKVIAFMMNFGNNLGFETFKDEVGNVIIRKPATPGFVNRKMITLQSHLDMVHQKNADTEFDFDTQGIQMFVEGDWVKAKGTTLGADNGLGVATIMALLKSNDIPHPPLEALFTIDEETGMTGAFGLKGGILKGDILLNLDTEEDDEIDIGCAGGIDVTAKRHYNEKSSVHGDIGFEIKVKGLKGGHSGIEIHKGLGNANKIMNRLLYTGSKYNMRVGALQGGGLRNAIPRESWCKVNLDKTHEVAFLEQFGLVAEDIKKELKVMEPNLSIIIAPSKPSKRVMGLGAQEKLVKSIYAAHNGVYAMSASIPDLVETSNNIARVQVKEGEILINCLTRSAVETAKMDLANALKSTFELAGFEVEFKGFYPGWSPNPDSEILRITKGIYKDLFKEEPKVVACHAGLECGILGQYYPNMDMVSFGPTILGAHSPDERVSISSVQKFWKFLLKILKETPVK from the coding sequence ATGAGCAACACGATTTTTCAGCTGGAACCAAAATTGATTTGGGAACAATTTGCCAACCTTAACGCCGTACCAAGACCTTCTAAAAACGAAGAAAAAGTTATTGCTTTTATGATGAACTTTGGTAATAACCTCGGATTTGAAACCTTTAAGGACGAGGTGGGCAACGTGATAATCAGGAAACCTGCTACTCCCGGTTTTGTAAATAGAAAAATGATTACGCTCCAATCGCATTTGGACATGGTGCACCAAAAGAATGCCGATACCGAATTTGATTTTGACACACAAGGTATTCAAATGTTCGTTGAGGGAGATTGGGTGAAAGCGAAGGGCACTACACTTGGTGCGGACAACGGTTTGGGCGTGGCCACAATAATGGCCCTTTTAAAAAGCAACGATATTCCCCATCCACCTTTGGAAGCATTGTTTACGATTGATGAAGAAACGGGTATGACGGGTGCTTTTGGATTAAAGGGTGGCATCCTTAAGGGTGATATTCTATTGAACTTGGATACGGAAGAAGATGATGAAATCGATATTGGATGTGCTGGCGGAATTGATGTCACTGCAAAAAGACACTACAATGAAAAGTCTTCAGTTCATGGGGACATAGGCTTTGAAATAAAAGTTAAAGGTCTCAAGGGAGGGCATAGCGGTATCGAAATTCATAAAGGCTTGGGGAATGCCAATAAAATAATGAACAGGTTGCTCTACACGGGCAGTAAATATAACATGAGAGTTGGCGCCTTACAGGGGGGCGGTCTAAGGAATGCCATACCACGGGAAAGTTGGTGTAAGGTAAATCTTGACAAAACCCATGAGGTAGCTTTCTTAGAACAATTTGGACTTGTTGCCGAGGATATAAAAAAGGAATTGAAGGTAATGGAACCTAACCTATCTATTATTATTGCTCCTTCTAAGCCTTCTAAAAGAGTAATGGGTTTAGGCGCACAGGAAAAGTTGGTTAAAAGTATATATGCTGCTCACAATGGTGTGTATGCGATGAGTGCTTCCATTCCTGATTTGGTAGAAACCTCCAACAATATAGCCCGTGTACAAGTGAAGGAAGGGGAAATCCTCATAAATTGTTTGACGCGTTCCGCCGTAGAGACCGCAAAAATGGATTTGGCGAATGCCCTTAAATCTACTTTTGAACTCGCTGGTTTTGAAGTTGAGTTTAAGGGTTTCTACCCCGGATGGAGTCCTAATCCGGACTCGGAGATTTTAAGAATTACTAAGGGTATTTATAAGGATTTATTCAAAGAAGAACCAAAAGTTGTCGCCTGCCATGCTGGTCTGGAATGTGGAATTCTGGGACAATACTACCCGAATATGGACATGGTGAGTTTTGGACCAACTATTTTAGGCGCCCATTCTCCAGATGAGCGGGTAAGTATTTCGTCTGTACAGAAATTTTGGAAATTTCTTTTGAAAATCTTAAAAGAAACACCGGTCAAGTAA